One genomic segment of Mobula hypostoma chromosome 2, sMobHyp1.1, whole genome shotgun sequence includes these proteins:
- the cmpk2 gene encoding UMP-CMP kinase 2, mitochondrial, with translation MLFQQFVCLCCSSPLSSRTCDSACREQELERSSVEADAADFRLFSELCGSFVFHTSPLFTNGWVSIAERRACDTAPFPWLQGRLRLHPSPVMSLRCSRDMASSFGSALYKQWAKRVFAIECESSADPLYFALSPNSESPWDENSKLHQLLSRAQTYSLCIASENRIRGAETYMNLQSKLTRLPETCRVMELTAFFPNQEGSSIKGFLVQDDRCCQSTERVLRDLLRESGQSCLCTYRTGEEGRIWQSLGLLSDGQQKEILRNCLSLTQTPELHPSVLNIKNSVVFYKYEDAYSVLKECVELFPEAKEVLQIVNQYNGTSKKGRHPVIVIEGLDATGKSTLTEALRDSIQATLLKSPHDSIGHLRKTFDLKPPLIRRAFYTLGNYITASVTAKTSETSPVIVDRFWHSTAAYGIATEVSGKVENLPPHRHELYQWPQDLLQPDLVLLLTVSAEERIRRLEHRGEMKTKEETELERNNLFRQKVEATYRRLENPSCVIVDASASKEEVLKTALLLIERHCGIKRT, from the exons ATGCTCTTTCAGCAGTTTGTTTGTCTTTGCTGCAGCTCCCCTTTATCTTCCAGAACTTGTGACTCTGCTTGCAGGGAGCAAGAGTTGGAGAGGTCGAGTGTGGAAGCGGACGCCGCTGACTTTCGTTTATTTTCCGAGCTCTGTGGCTCTTTCGTTTTCCATACGTCACCCTTGTTTACAAACGGCTGGGTTTCGATTGCGGAGCGCCGGGCGTGTGATACCGCACCCTTTCCGTGGCTGCAGGGCCGGCTCCGCCTGCACCCCAGTCCGGTGATGAGCCTCCGCTGCAGCCGGGACATGGCCAGCTCCTTCGGCTCTGCTCTATACAAGCAATGGGCGAAAAGGGTCTTCGCAATCGAGTGCGAGAGCAGCGCCGACCCGCTGTATTTTGCCCTCAGCCCCAACTCCGAGAGCCCCTGGGATGAGAACAGCAAGCTGCACCAACTGCTTAGCCGAGCTCAGACCTACTCGCTCTGCATCGCCTCTGAAAACAGAATCCGGGGTGCAGAAACCTACATGAACCTGCAGAGCAAACTGACCAGGCTGCCCGAGACATGCCGTGTCATGGAACTGACGGCGTTTTTCCCCAACCAGGAAGGATCTTCGATCAAAGGGTTTCTGGTGCAAGATGACCGATGCTGTCAGAGCACCGAACGTGTCCTGCGGGACCTGCTGCGGGAGAGTGGGCAGAGCTGTCTGTGCACCTACAGGACGGGCGAGGAGGGCAGGATATGGCAGAGCCTGGGGCTTCTCAGTGACGGACAGCAGAAGGAGATCCTCAGAAACTGCTTGTCTCTGACCCAAACGCCGGAGCTTCACCCCTCAGTGTTAAACATCAAAAACTCTGTCGTATTCTATAAGTATGAAGATGCATATAGCGTTCTCAAGGAG TGTGTGGAATTGTTTCCTGAAGCCAAGGAGGTTCTGCAAATAGTGAATCAATATAATGGGACTTCCAAAAAGGGCCGCCATCCTGTTATTGTGATTGAAGGACTTGATGCAACAG GAAAGAGTACTTTGACTGAGGCTTTAAGAGATTCGATTCAAGCAACACTTTTAAAGTCACCACACGACAGTATTGGCCATTTGAGAAAAACATTTGATCTAAAACCACCTCTCATTCGGCGAGCCTTTTATACTTTGGGCAATTACATAACCGCCTCTGTCACAGCAAAGACATCGGAAACATCTCCAGTAATCGTGGATCG GTTCTGGCACAGCACTGCTGCATATGGAATCGCAACCGAAGTAAGTGGGAAAGTGGAGAACCTGCCTCCCCATCGGCATGAATTATACCAGTGGCCACAAGATCTGCTTCAACCAGATTTGGTGCTCTTGCTTACAGTCAGTGCAGAGGAGAGGATCCGTCGTTTGGAACATAGAGGAGAGATGAAAACCAAGGAAGAAACTGAGCTGGAGAGAAACAATCTGTTTCGACAAAA GGTGGAAGCAACTTACAGAAGATTGGAGAACCCATCTTGTGTGATAGTCGATGCCAGTGCATCAAAGGAAGAGGTGCTCAAAACTGCACTTCTTCTAATTGAAAGACACTGTGGTATTAAAAGGACTTGA